The Mycolicibacterium fluoranthenivorans genome has a window encoding:
- a CDS encoding bifunctional [glutamine synthetase] adenylyltransferase/[glutamine synthetase]-adenylyl-L-tyrosine phosphorylase, producing MPKPATSRPKLPSVGRLGLVEAPARAGLDRLGWNTDEYVELLWSLSRAPDADTALRTMVRLADELDDGWDELNRALLKDKALRGRLFAVLGGSAALGDHLVARPQSWHLLSGRVSLPDAAQLRKEFVAVAQSTTDTRSVQASLRSLYRDRLLVLAALDLAPTVENEPVVEFGTVGAHLSDLADAALAAALAFATASVCGAETPAPRIAVIAMGKCGARELNYVSDVDVIFVAENADTLTTRVAGEMMRFASDTFFEVDAALRPEGKRGQLVRTLESHIAYYERWAKTWEFQALLKARAAVGDAELGAQYIAALMPMVWSACEREDFVADVQAMRRRVEELVPAGVRSRELKLGTGGLRDVEFAVQLLQLVHGRNDDSLHVASTVDALAALGAGGYVGRDDAANMTASYEFLRLLEHRLQLQRLKRTHMLPEDGDEEAMRWLARAAHVRPDGRHDAVGVLRDELKRQSMRVSRLHAKLFYQPLLESVGRQGFHAMSTEAAERQLAALGYEGPQSALTHLAALTSESGRRGQVQKVLLPTLLDWLSDTPDPDAGLLSYRRISEELGDLRWYLSTLRDEGAVAKRLMRVLGTSAYVPDLLMRAPEVIQLYADGPQGPKLLEVDPDAVGRALVASAARHADPARAIAAARTLRRRELARIASADLLGMLEVTEVCRALTSIWVAVLQAALDVVIRDRTPAGGAPARIAVIGMGRLGGSELGYGSDADVMFVCEPVEGAAGADESAAVRWSVGVAEQVRTLLGTPSSDPPLEVDAGLRPEGRNGSLVRTLASYEAYYTQWAQPWETQALLRANKVAGDPDLGERFLRMIDKTRYPEGGISPETVQEIRRIKARIDAERLPRGADPNSHTKLGRGGLADVEWTVQLLQMRFADKIPALHNTSTLETLDAIGAAELIAEGDIDQLRQAWLTATRARNALVLVRGKPTDQLPGPGRQLNAVALASGWTNGDGGEFLDNYLRVTRRAKAVVRKVFGA from the coding sequence GTGCCCAAACCCGCCACATCGCGCCCCAAGCTGCCCAGTGTGGGCCGGCTCGGGCTGGTAGAAGCACCCGCCCGCGCCGGGCTGGACCGGCTCGGCTGGAACACCGACGAGTACGTCGAATTGCTGTGGTCACTGTCGCGCGCCCCCGACGCCGATACCGCGCTGCGGACCATGGTGCGGTTGGCCGATGAACTGGACGACGGCTGGGATGAACTCAACCGGGCGCTGCTCAAGGACAAGGCGCTGCGCGGTCGGCTGTTCGCGGTGCTCGGCGGATCGGCGGCACTCGGCGACCATCTCGTGGCGCGGCCCCAGTCCTGGCACCTATTGTCCGGCCGGGTGAGCTTGCCCGACGCCGCGCAGCTGCGCAAGGAGTTCGTCGCGGTCGCGCAGAGCACCACCGACACCAGATCGGTACAGGCCTCGTTGCGCAGCCTGTACCGGGACCGCCTGCTGGTGTTGGCCGCCCTGGATCTGGCGCCGACGGTGGAGAACGAGCCGGTTGTGGAATTCGGTACCGTCGGCGCGCACTTGTCGGACCTCGCGGACGCCGCGCTGGCCGCCGCGCTGGCGTTTGCCACCGCGTCGGTCTGCGGCGCGGAGACCCCGGCACCGCGGATCGCGGTCATCGCGATGGGCAAATGCGGTGCACGCGAATTGAATTACGTCAGCGATGTGGACGTCATCTTCGTCGCCGAGAACGCCGACACCCTCACCACGCGGGTGGCCGGGGAGATGATGCGGTTCGCCAGCGACACCTTCTTCGAGGTGGACGCCGCCCTGCGTCCCGAGGGCAAGCGCGGCCAGCTGGTGCGCACCTTGGAGTCGCATATCGCGTACTACGAACGCTGGGCGAAAACGTGGGAATTCCAGGCGCTGCTGAAGGCGCGGGCCGCCGTCGGCGATGCCGAACTGGGGGCGCAGTACATCGCCGCCCTGATGCCGATGGTCTGGAGCGCTTGCGAGCGTGAAGATTTCGTCGCCGACGTGCAGGCGATGCGGCGCCGGGTGGAGGAGCTGGTGCCCGCCGGGGTGCGTTCCCGCGAACTCAAACTCGGCACCGGCGGGCTGCGGGATGTCGAATTCGCGGTGCAGCTGCTGCAACTGGTGCACGGCCGCAACGACGACTCGTTGCACGTGGCGTCGACCGTCGACGCGTTGGCCGCACTCGGGGCCGGCGGCTACGTCGGCCGCGACGATGCCGCCAACATGACCGCCTCCTACGAGTTCCTGCGGTTGCTCGAACACCGGCTGCAACTGCAGCGGCTCAAGCGCACCCACATGCTGCCCGAGGACGGTGACGAGGAGGCGATGCGCTGGCTCGCGCGCGCCGCCCATGTGCGCCCGGACGGCCGGCACGACGCCGTCGGTGTGCTGCGGGATGAGCTCAAGCGCCAGAGCATGCGGGTATCGCGCCTGCACGCCAAGCTGTTCTACCAGCCGCTGCTGGAATCGGTGGGCAGACAAGGCTTCCATGCGATGAGCACCGAGGCGGCCGAACGGCAGTTGGCCGCGCTCGGCTACGAGGGTCCGCAGAGTGCGCTGACCCACCTGGCGGCGCTGACCAGCGAGAGCGGCCGGCGTGGGCAGGTGCAGAAGGTCCTGCTGCCGACCCTGCTGGACTGGTTGTCGGACACCCCGGACCCGGACGCGGGGTTGCTGTCCTATCGGCGCATCAGCGAGGAACTCGGCGACCTGCGGTGGTATCTGTCCACCCTGCGCGACGAGGGCGCGGTGGCCAAACGGCTGATGCGCGTGCTGGGGACGTCGGCCTACGTGCCGGATCTGTTGATGCGGGCACCGGAGGTCATCCAGCTCTACGCCGACGGACCTCAGGGGCCCAAGCTGCTCGAGGTCGATCCGGATGCGGTGGGGCGGGCACTGGTGGCGTCGGCTGCGCGGCACGCCGATCCGGCCCGCGCCATCGCCGCGGCCCGCACCCTGCGGCGCCGCGAGCTCGCCCGGATCGCCTCGGCGGACCTGCTCGGCATGCTCGAGGTCACCGAGGTCTGCCGTGCCCTCACCTCGATCTGGGTGGCGGTGCTGCAGGCGGCGTTGGACGTGGTGATCAGGGACCGGACCCCGGCGGGCGGCGCCCCCGCGCGGATCGCGGTGATCGGGATGGGTCGGCTCGGCGGCAGCGAACTGGGCTACGGGTCCGACGCCGACGTGATGTTCGTGTGTGAGCCCGTCGAAGGCGCTGCGGGCGCCGATGAGTCGGCGGCCGTGCGGTGGTCGGTCGGGGTGGCCGAGCAGGTGCGCACGCTGCTGGGGACACCGAGCTCGGATCCGCCGCTGGAGGTGGACGCCGGACTGCGCCCCGAGGGCCGCAACGGCTCACTGGTGCGCACCCTTGCGTCGTACGAGGCGTACTACACGCAGTGGGCGCAGCCCTGGGAGACGCAGGCCCTGTTGCGTGCGAACAAGGTGGCCGGTGACCCGGATCTGGGTGAGCGCTTCCTCCGGATGATCGACAAGACCCGCTACCCCGAGGGCGGCATCTCACCGGAGACCGTGCAGGAGATCCGGCGCATCAAGGCCCGCATCGATGCCGAGCGGTTACCGCGCGGTGCCGATCCGAACAGCCACACCAAACTGGGCCGGGGCGGGCTTGCCGATGTCGAGTGGACGGTGCAGCTGCTGCAGATGCGGTTCGCCGACAAGATCCCGGCGCTGCACAACACCTCGACCCTGGAGACGCTGGACGCGATCGGGGCCGCCGAACTGATCGCCGAGGGCGATATCGATCAACTGCGTCAGGCGTGGCTGACGGCCACCCGGGCCCGCAATGCGCTGGTGCTCGTGCGGGGCAAGCCGACCGATCAGCTGCCCGGACCGGGCCGTCAGCTCAACGCCGTGGCCCTGGCCTCGGGGTGGACGAACGGCGATGGCGGCGAGTTCCTGGACAACTACCTACGCGTGACCAGGCGGGCGAAAGCCGTGGTGCGCAAGGTGTTCGGAGCCTAG